From Oscillospiraceae bacterium CM, a single genomic window includes:
- a CDS encoding ABC-F family ATP-binding cassette domain-containing protein: protein MIDLSVQNIKKSFEDGKNLLDGLSFDVTAGERVGLLGRNGAGKTTLFRIIAGDLTPDEGVIAIPKSRRPGLLSQIPHFPPAYRTEDVLISAQQRLLEMKARIASLTDLMAHGATTEQLREYDVLADTFERCGGYDLDYARNKVANGLEIPQKQREQLFSTLSGGEKTRVNLARLILEDTDILLLDEPTNHLDLNACAWLEDYLKKYKGTVLVISHDRYFLDSVVTRTIEISNGKAAHYAGNYSFYVAEKARRFEEQQKIYDREQHEAARLQAAADRLAQWGTGNKNLMKKSAAIEKRIDRVLTTAKPTREKNPNARFSEKDFRGDEVLKLRGVSKRFGERDLLRNIELLIEGGERIALLGANGAGKSTLLQILLGTLRPDAGAVRLGPSVKTAFLEQAVTFAHPERTLLDTLVYADNCTPQTARNRLGAFQFTGEDVFKSVFELSGGERSRLRLCQLMQDDINFLVLDEPTNHLDIASREWIENAVDSFGGTLLFVSHDRYFISRFATRIWLLENGCVTDFKGTYEHFRAMTAQPASKPAPAAKETAKQTRKKGAPSPDKVLARLERDIASLEDQLRDLAAEKETFCTDYEKLLLLDARETALQAALDEKINAWESLAQ from the coding sequence ATGATTGATTTATCCGTTCAAAATATCAAAAAGTCGTTTGAAGACGGCAAAAATCTGCTTGACGGCCTGTCGTTTGACGTGACCGCAGGCGAACGCGTTGGCCTGCTTGGCCGAAACGGTGCCGGGAAGACGACGCTTTTTCGTATCATCGCCGGTGACCTCACGCCGGACGAGGGCGTTATTGCCATCCCTAAATCGCGTCGTCCAGGGCTTTTGTCACAAATTCCGCATTTTCCACCTGCATACAGAACTGAGGATGTGCTTATTTCAGCGCAGCAGCGTCTTTTAGAAATGAAAGCACGCATAGCGAGCCTGACAGACTTGATGGCGCATGGGGCGACGACTGAACAGCTCCGGGAATACGATGTGCTGGCTGACACGTTTGAGCGCTGCGGCGGGTATGACTTAGACTACGCGCGCAACAAAGTGGCAAATGGCTTGGAAATCCCCCAAAAACAGCGTGAGCAGCTTTTCTCAACCCTATCAGGCGGTGAGAAAACGCGTGTCAATCTGGCGCGTCTTATCTTAGAGGATACGGACATTCTTTTGCTCGACGAGCCGACGAATCATCTCGATTTAAACGCCTGCGCCTGGCTTGAGGATTATTTAAAAAAATACAAGGGCACCGTTCTCGTCATTTCACACGATCGCTATTTTCTTGACAGTGTCGTGACGCGGACGATTGAAATCTCAAATGGAAAGGCTGCGCATTACGCGGGCAATTATTCATTCTACGTCGCGGAAAAAGCGCGGCGCTTTGAAGAACAGCAAAAAATATATGATCGTGAGCAGCACGAGGCCGCGCGCCTGCAGGCAGCGGCAGACCGTTTGGCCCAGTGGGGGACAGGCAATAAAAACCTTATGAAAAAATCAGCGGCAATCGAAAAGCGTATCGACCGCGTTTTGACAACAGCAAAACCGACGCGCGAGAAAAACCCGAACGCCCGCTTTTCCGAAAAGGACTTCCGCGGTGACGAGGTGCTGAAGCTGCGCGGTGTTTCCAAGCGCTTTGGCGAAAGGGATCTGCTGCGGAATATTGAACTGTTGATTGAGGGCGGCGAGCGTATCGCGCTGCTTGGCGCAAACGGGGCAGGGAAGTCAACACTGCTTCAAATCCTGCTCGGGACGCTGCGCCCCGACGCGGGCGCTGTCCGGTTAGGGCCGTCCGTCAAGACGGCTTTTTTAGAACAGGCGGTCACTTTTGCGCACCCCGAGCGAACGCTCCTCGACACCCTCGTGTACGCCGACAATTGTACGCCGCAGACGGCCCGCAACAGGCTTGGCGCATTTCAATTTACAGGAGAGGATGTCTTTAAATCCGTCTTTGAGCTATCCGGCGGCGAGCGCAGCCGGTTGCGGCTGTGCCAGCTGATGCAGGACGATATCAATTTCCTCGTACTTGACGAGCCGACAAACCATCTCGATATCGCCTCACGCGAGTGGATTGAAAATGCCGTTGATTCGTTCGGCGGAACGCTCCTATTCGTCTCGCACGACCGGTATTTCATCAGCCGTTTCGCCACAAGAATCTGGCTTCTTGAAAACGGCTGCGTAACCGATTTCAAAGGGACTTATGAGCATTTCCGCGCCATGACGGCGCAGCCAGCTTCAAAACCAGCCCCTGCCGCCAAGGAGACGGCGAAGCAGACGCGAAAAAAAGGCGCGCCGTCGCCGGACAAGGTACTGGCCCGGCTCGAGCGCGACATAGCATCATTAGAGGATCAACTGCGCGATTTGGCAGCGGAGAAAGAAACGTTTTGTACCGATTACGAAAAGCTTTTGCTCCTTGACGCGCGCGAGACGGCGCTTCAAGCTGCACTCGATGAAAAAATCAACGCTTGGGAAAGCCTTGCGCAATAA
- the upp gene encoding uracil phosphoribosyltransferase encodes MAVLHILDHPLIHHKLALLRDKNTSVKDFRELVAELAVLLCCEAARDLPLETINIETPVATASVRKIAGKEPAVVAVLRAGLGMVDGVLRLIPAARVGHIGLSRDPETLKPVQYYCNLPTDIAARPVFLVDPMLATGGSASAAITALKQYGCSCPKLLCLIAAPEGIAHVHAEHPNVPIFVAAVDEKLNSHGYIVPGLGDAGDRIFGTL; translated from the coding sequence ATGGCTGTACTTCATATTCTGGACCACCCGCTGATTCATCATAAGCTGGCACTGCTGCGCGACAAGAACACAAGCGTCAAAGATTTCCGAGAGCTTGTGGCCGAACTGGCTGTGCTTTTATGCTGTGAAGCCGCGCGCGATTTGCCGCTGGAAACGATCAATATCGAAACGCCGGTCGCCACGGCGTCCGTCCGAAAGATAGCCGGAAAGGAACCGGCCGTCGTCGCTGTTTTGCGGGCCGGGCTTGGGATGGTCGACGGCGTTTTGCGCCTGATACCAGCGGCGAGAGTCGGCCACATTGGCCTCTCCAGAGACCCGGAAACACTCAAGCCCGTTCAATACTACTGTAACCTGCCGACTGATATCGCCGCGCGGCCCGTTTTTCTTGTTGATCCGATGCTGGCAACGGGCGGCAGCGCGTCGGCCGCTATTACAGCGCTCAAGCAGTACGGCTGCTCTTGCCCTAAGCTTCTTTGCCTCATTGCCGCGCCGGAGGGCATCGCGCACGTTCACGCTGAGCACCCAAACGTTCCTATTTTCGTCGCTGCTGTTGATGAAAAGCTCAATAGCCACGGCTACATCGTCCCCGGCCTCGGTGACGCAGGCGACCGGATTTTCGGGACGCTTTAG